One genomic region from Apodemus sylvaticus chromosome 1, mApoSyl1.1, whole genome shotgun sequence encodes:
- the Ndufab1 gene encoding acyl carrier protein, mitochondrial translates to MASRVLCACVRRLPAAFAPLPRLPTLALARPLSTTLCPEGIRRRPGALQPALALAQVPGTVTQLCRQYSDAPPLTLEGIKDRVLYVLKLYDKIDPEKLSVNSHFMKDLGLDSLDQVEIIMAMEDEFGFEIPDIDAEKLMCPQEIVDYIADKKDVYE, encoded by the exons ATGGCGTCTCGTGTCCTCTGCGCCTGTGTCCGCCGCCTGCCCGCGGCCTTCGCGCCGCTGCCCAGGCTTCCCACGTTGGCGTTGGCCCGGCCGCTCAGCACGACTCTCTGCCCCGAGGGAATCCGGAGGAGACCCGGGGCTCTGCAGCCCGCTTTGGCGCTCGCGCAG GTGCCTGGAACAGTCACACAGTTGTGCCGCCAGTACAGTGATGCACCCCCACTGACGTTAGAGGGAATCAAGGACCGAGTTCTGTATGTCTTGAAACTCTATGATAAGATTGATCCAGAAAAG CTCTCAGTAAATTCTCATTTTATGAAGGACCTGGGCTTAGACAGTTTGGACCAAGTGGAAATTATTATGGCCATGGAAGACGAATTTG GGTTTGAAATTCCTGATATAGATGCAGAGAAGTTAATGTGTCCACAAGAAATTGTAGATTACATTGCAGATAAGAAGGATGTGTATGAATAA